In Penaeus vannamei isolate JL-2024 unplaced genomic scaffold, ASM4276789v1 unanchor5019, whole genome shotgun sequence, a single genomic region encodes these proteins:
- the LOC113822150 gene encoding glutamine amidotransferase-like class 1 domain-containing protein 1 (The sequence of the model RefSeq protein was modified relative to this genomic sequence to represent the inferred CDS: added 46 bases not found in genome assembly) yields MAKQECLIVLSASKLGVSAPSFLQCYKLTQSAFSIQIATPDAAAPVFVDKDDQSNRWLNDITAKNLLVPKSLADVEGGQYSCIVVPHSPGATEDLAVSEILGRILIHCLSEKKPVCAVGLGVCALLSAVKTDSQHWVFRDIALTGSSLAEVTAASYFSSLPMIPGDAILDRAGIFSTGAPSSVHIVVNAGVVTGQNPQSTLSAVQNMILLANQRQSKAK; encoded by the exons GTGTGTCGGCTCCATCTTTTCTCCAATGCTACAAGTTGACGCAGTCAGCCTTTAGCATACAAATAGCTACTCCTGAT GCTGCAGCACCAGTTTTTGTGGACAAAGATGACCAGAGCAATCGTTGGCTTAATGACATCACAGCAAAGAATTTGTTGGTACCAAAGTCACTTGCCGATGTAGAAG GTGGCCAGTATTCATGCATAGTAGTTCCACACAGCCCAGGTGCAACGGAAGATCTAGCAGTTAGTGAAATTTTAGGCAGAATCCTTATCCATTGTCTCTCTGAAAAAA AACCAGTGTGTGCTGTTGGTCTTGGTGTCTGTGCATTGTTATCAGCTGTAAAAACAGATTCTCAGCACTGGGTGTTTAGAGACATAGCTTTAACAGGG tcttccttggcagaggtaacagCAGCTTCATATTTCTCTTCGTTGCCCATGATCCCTGGTGATGCCATTCTGGACAGAGCTGGGATATTTTCCACAGGGGCTCCATCTAGTGTTCACATTGTGGTTAATGCTGGTGTGGTGACAGGGCAGAATCCACAGTCTACTCTCTCAGCTGTTCAGAACATGATACTCCTAGCTAACCAGAG GCAAAGTAAAGCAAAGTGA